In Ectothiorhodospiraceae bacterium 2226, a single window of DNA contains:
- the bioB gene encoding biotin synthase BioB, giving the protein MSAVRNDWTRDEVLALFELPFADLMYRAQQAHRAHFDPNRVQISTLLSIKTGKCPEDCAYCPQSVRFDTPVEPEALMDAEAVLAQARAAKAQGATRFCMGAAWRRPKGRDLERVAEMVRGVKALGLETCATLGMLDAGQAEELADAGLDYYNHNLDTSPEFYGSIISTRTYQDRLETLEHVRGAGLKVCCGGIVGMGEARADRAGLLVQLATLDPHPESVPINMLVRVEGTPLADQAALDGLEFVRTVAVARVLMPGSHVRLSAGREAMSDELQALCYLAGANSIFYGEKLLTTDNPAAAADRALFARLGIEPEAPRSEAPLSAEA; this is encoded by the coding sequence ATGAGCGCTGTGCGCAACGATTGGACACGCGATGAGGTGCTCGCCCTGTTCGAGCTCCCGTTCGCGGACTTGATGTACCGCGCGCAGCAGGCGCATCGCGCCCACTTCGACCCCAACCGCGTCCAGATCAGCACGCTGCTGAGCATCAAGACCGGAAAATGCCCGGAGGACTGCGCCTACTGTCCGCAGAGCGTGCGCTTCGACACGCCGGTGGAGCCCGAGGCCCTGATGGACGCCGAGGCGGTGCTGGCGCAGGCACGCGCGGCCAAGGCGCAGGGCGCGACCCGTTTCTGCATGGGGGCCGCTTGGCGGCGGCCGAAGGGACGGGATCTCGAACGGGTGGCGGAGATGGTGCGCGGCGTCAAGGCGTTGGGCTTGGAGACCTGCGCCACCCTGGGCATGCTCGACGCCGGGCAGGCCGAGGAGTTGGCCGACGCGGGGCTCGACTACTACAACCACAACCTCGACACCTCGCCCGAGTTCTACGGCAGCATCATCAGCACCCGCACCTATCAGGACCGGCTGGAGACGCTGGAGCACGTGCGCGGCGCGGGCCTGAAAGTCTGTTGCGGCGGCATCGTCGGTATGGGTGAGGCGCGTGCAGACCGGGCGGGGCTGCTGGTGCAACTGGCGACCCTGGACCCGCATCCCGAGAGCGTGCCGATCAATATGCTGGTGCGGGTGGAGGGCACGCCGCTGGCCGACCAGGCCGCGCTGGACGGCCTGGAATTCGTGCGCACCGTGGCCGTGGCCCGTGTGCTGATGCCGGGCTCGCACGTGCGCCTGTCCGCCGGCCGCGAGGCGATGAGCGACGAACTGCAGGCGCTGTGTTACTTGGCGGGCGCCAACTCGATCTTCTACGGCGAGAAGCTGCTGACCACCGACAATCCGGCGGCCGCCGCCGACCGCGCCCTGTTTGCGCGCCTGGGTATCGAGCCCGAGGCGCCGCGCTCCGAGGCGCCCCTCAGCGCTGAGGCGTGA
- a CDS encoding ComF family protein, translated as MWSSIGHWLLAGRCALCLAPARAGLCPGCLGDLPRLGPACARCARPLANPTSLCGACQRRAPLVSAVHAPFRYAAPLDHLIQGLKFRAQIQHARGLGRLLAEHLDTRRSEPWPELIVPVPLHPARLRGRGYNQALELARPAARHLALPLVADACRRIRPTAQQTGLSAKARRANVRGAFELARPLPARHVAVVDDVMTTGHTLEAMAEALLRAGVERVEAWVLARA; from the coding sequence ATGTGGTCATCGATCGGCCACTGGCTGCTGGCGGGCCGCTGCGCCCTGTGTCTCGCGCCCGCCCGCGCGGGCCTTTGCCCCGGCTGTCTCGGCGACCTGCCCCGCCTCGGTCCGGCCTGCGCCCGCTGCGCGCGGCCGCTGGCCAACCCTACGAGCCTGTGCGGCGCCTGCCAGCGCCGCGCGCCGCTGGTCAGCGCCGTGCACGCCCCGTTCCGCTACGCAGCGCCGTTGGACCACCTGATCCAAGGACTCAAGTTTCGCGCGCAGATTCAGCATGCGCGCGGTCTCGGGCGGCTGTTGGCCGAGCACCTCGACACCCGCCGCAGCGAGCCCTGGCCGGAGCTGATTGTTCCCGTGCCGCTGCATCCCGCCCGCCTGCGCGGCCGCGGTTACAACCAGGCCTTGGAATTGGCCCGGCCGGCCGCGCGACATCTCGCACTGCCGCTGGTGGCCGACGCGTGCCGACGCATCCGCCCCACCGCGCAACAGACCGGGCTGTCGGCCAAGGCGCGCCGCGCCAACGTGCGCGGCGCATTCGAGCTCGCGCGCCCGCTGCCCGCCAGGCATGTGGCGGTGGTGGACGACGTCATGACCACCGGCCACACCTTGGAGGCGATGGCCGAGGCCCTGCTCCGCGCGGGCGTAGAGCGCGTCGAGGCATGGGTGCTGGCGCGCGCCTAA